From Brassica oleracea var. oleracea cultivar TO1000 chromosome C3, BOL, whole genome shotgun sequence, a single genomic window includes:
- the LOC106330607 gene encoding uncharacterized protein LOC106330607 encodes MIKEANPGTHTHYETKKDGRFMYLFMSFGQSVRGFHSHMRRVIVVDGTFLKNKYKGVLLVATAVDGNSNLYPIAFGVADSENEESWEWFFRQLSVVIPDSKDLAFVSDRHASIAKAIRDVYPRSKHGICIHHLLTNVVKFFRTKGFTTLVEKASKAYRYSEFQERFTEIVDISPALGRYLQEADVRKWARSLFPGSRYDIRTNNPAESINSALRSPRQFPVEKKIDRRIVKARGFQVQKVDNFRSLVKGDIYDCHVDLETKTCTCMEVHRFTDGVYSTATWRAAYAESINPIPVPEAEWNVPDEVKLAKILPPESRKSAGRPVKRRYETVEDKIRSSQGSTKKKKHKCSRCGMEGHRTQERNM; translated from the exons ATGATTAAAGAAGCTAATCCTGGTACACACACTCACTATGAAACTAAGAAGGATGGTAGATTCATGTATCTATTTATGTCGTTTGGGCAATCAGTTAGAGGATTTCACAGTCATATGCGTAGGGTGATTGTTGTTGATGGAACTTTTCTGAAAAATAAATATAAAGGAGTTCTACTTGTTGCTACAGCTGTAGATGGTAACTCCAACTTGTATCCAATTGCATTTGGAGTTGCTGATTCAGAGAATGAAGAATCATGGGAGTGGTTCTTCAGACAGTTGAGTGTGGTTATTCCTGATAGTAAAGACTTAGCTTTTGTGTCAGATAGACATGCGTCAATTGCTAAAGCAATCAGGGATGTCTACCCACGATCAAAGCACGGAATTTGTATACACCACTTGCTGACCAATGTGGTTAAATTCTTCAGGACAAAGGGGTTCACTACCTTGGTCGAGAAGGCTTCAAAGGCATATAGGTATAGTGAATTTCAGGAACGTTTCACAGAAATTGTTGATATCAGTCCGGCACTTGGAAGATATCTACAGGAGGCTGATGTGAGAAAATGGGCTCGTTCTCTCTTCCCTGGATCCAGGTATGACATCAGGACCAATAACCCAGCCGAGTCGATTAATTCAGCTCTGAGATCTCCTAGACAATTTCCA GTGGAGAAAAAGATTGATAGGAGAATCGTGAAGGCTCGAGGGTTTCAGGTTCAGAAGGTTGACAACTTCAGATCACTTGTTAAAGGAGACATATATGATTGTCATGTTGATCTGGAAACCAAAACATGCACAT GTATGGAAGTACACCGATTTACTGATGGCGTCTATAGCACTGCAACGTGGAGAGCTGCCTACGCGGAATCCATTAATCCCATACCAGTTCCAGAGGCTGAATGGAATGTCCCAGATGAGGTTAAACTTGCGAAGATCTTACCACCAGAGTCAAGAAAGAGTGCTGGTAGACCAGTAAAGAGAAGGTATGAAACAGTAGAAGACAAGATTAGATCTTCTCAAGGATCAACAAAGAAGAAAAAGCACAAGTGCAGCCGGTGTGGTATGGAGGGACACAGGACACAAGAGAGGAACATGTGA